From Triticum urartu cultivar G1812 chromosome 2, Tu2.1, whole genome shotgun sequence, a single genomic window includes:
- the LOC125538509 gene encoding DDB1- and CUL4-associated factor homolog 1-like — MDEKGREAQPTVFGPCQGPAQTTERVDPAPMATGRPPASGLLPFKPTKIHRSPEIDGTSRGIITLPMEAVVKMRGRFAYAFTDFVKGCRARSSFVLKTFSALIRVRSNTRRVRLPLFPAFRTIDAVTYANIATFQIDRDVLDLATEPNDSLLGVLAMDDPDEMFSTARILEDGKKWPTDDDSDPEDGGDTEDDDNDDDSDVDVLGTNLGLGDADSLDDPSNISGDDDGYDDEGDDMDSGDENNDDDEEGDFDVGGGLLEMMGGGDGDESGDTIESFSSGEDEGWLM, encoded by the exons ATGGACGAAAAGGGCCGGGAGGCCCAGCCCACGGTCTTCGGTCCATGCCAAGGCCCTGCACAGACAACCGAGAGGGTGGACCCGGCGCCGATGGCCACAGGTAGGCCGCCGGCGAGCGGCTTGCTGCCATTTAAACCCACAAAAATTCACCGGAGCCCAGAAATTGACGGGACCTCGCGCGGCATCATCACACTGCCCATGGAGGCTGTGGTTAAAATGCGGGGCCGTTTCGCCTACGCCTTCACGGAT TTTGTGAAGGGGTGCAGGGCCCGTTCCTCCTTTGTCCTCAAAACTTTTTCTGCGCTCATACGAGTCCGTTCAAATACCCGCAGGGTCAGGCTTCCCTTGTTCCCTGCATTCCGCACGATCGATGCCGTCACTTACGCAAACATTGCAACTTTCCAAATAGATCGCGACGTCCTCGACCTTGCTACTGAGCCCAATGATTCCCTTCTCGGAGTTCTTGCCATGGACGATCCTGACGAGATGTTCTCCACTGCTCGCATATTAGAAGATGGCAAGAAATGGCCAACCGATGATGACTCAGATCCGGAGGACGGAGGGGACACGGAGGATGATGACAATGACGACGACTCGGACGTTGATGTCCTCGGGACCAATTTAGGGCTCGGGGACGCAGATTCCTTGGATGATCCAAGTAACATTAGTGGTGATGATGACGGTTATGATGACGAGGGGGATGATATGGACAGTGGGGATGAAAACAATGACGATGATGAGGAAGGTGACTTTGATGTGGGAGGGGGGTTACTTGAGATGATGGGTGGCGGGGATGGTGATGAGAGTGGTGACACGATCGAGTCCTTCAGCAGCGGTGAGGATGAAGGGTGGCTCATGTGA